Proteins found in one Hypericibacter terrae genomic segment:
- the nuoF gene encoding NADH-quinone oxidoreductase subunit NuoF has product MLRDEDRIFRNLYGTDDWRLAGARRRGLWDNTKALIERGRDGIIDEVKKSDLRGRGGAGFPTGLKWSFMPKQSDGRPAYLVVNADESEPGTCKDREILRYDPHMLLEGCLVAGFAMGTVATYIYIRGEFYLEGLHLQAAIDEAYAAGLIGKNACGTGYDHDIYLHRGAGAYICGEETAQLESLEGKKGQPRLKPPFPAAVGLYGCPTTVNNVETIAVAPTILRRGADWWLKIGRPKNTGTKIFCISGHVNKQCNVEEEMGIPLKELIEKHAGGVRGGWDNLLAVIPGGASVPLLPRSICDTVLMDFDSLREVKSGLGTAAVIVMDKSTDLIAAIERLSHFYMHESCGQCTPCREGTGWMWRIMGRMVKGDATLDEIGMLEDVTKQIEGHTICALGDAAAWPIQGLIRHFRPVMEQRIKDYRGRTAKAAE; this is encoded by the coding sequence ATGCTGCGCGATGAAGACCGCATCTTCCGCAATCTCTACGGCACCGACGACTGGCGCCTCGCGGGCGCCCGTCGCCGCGGCCTCTGGGACAACACCAAGGCGCTGATCGAGCGCGGCCGCGACGGCATCATCGACGAGGTCAAGAAGTCCGACCTGCGCGGCCGGGGCGGGGCCGGGTTCCCCACCGGCCTCAAATGGTCCTTCATGCCGAAGCAGTCGGACGGGCGTCCGGCCTATCTCGTCGTCAATGCCGACGAGTCCGAGCCCGGCACCTGCAAGGATCGCGAGATCCTGCGCTACGACCCGCATATGCTGCTGGAAGGCTGCCTCGTGGCCGGCTTCGCCATGGGCACGGTCGCGACCTACATCTATATCCGCGGCGAGTTCTATCTCGAGGGGCTCCACCTGCAGGCCGCGATCGATGAGGCCTATGCGGCGGGCCTCATCGGCAAGAACGCCTGCGGCACCGGCTATGACCACGACATCTATCTGCATCGCGGCGCCGGCGCCTATATCTGCGGCGAGGAGACCGCGCAGCTCGAGAGCCTCGAGGGCAAGAAGGGCCAGCCGCGCCTGAAGCCGCCCTTCCCGGCGGCGGTCGGGCTCTATGGCTGCCCGACCACGGTCAACAATGTCGAAACCATCGCGGTGGCGCCGACCATCCTGCGCCGCGGCGCCGACTGGTGGCTCAAGATCGGCCGGCCGAAGAACACCGGCACCAAGATCTTCTGCATCTCCGGCCATGTGAACAAGCAGTGCAACGTCGAAGAGGAGATGGGCATCCCGCTCAAGGAGCTCATCGAGAAGCATGCCGGCGGCGTGCGCGGCGGCTGGGACAACCTGCTGGCCGTCATTCCCGGCGGGGCGTCGGTGCCGCTGCTGCCGCGCTCGATCTGCGACACGGTGCTGATGGATTTCGACAGCCTGCGCGAGGTCAAGTCGGGCCTCGGCACGGCGGCCGTGATCGTCATGGACAAGTCGACCGACCTGATCGCCGCGATCGAGCGGCTCTCGCATTTCTACATGCATGAGAGCTGCGGCCAATGCACGCCCTGCCGCGAAGGCACCGGCTGGATGTGGCGCATCATGGGCCGGATGGTGAAAGGCGATGCGACGCTCGACGAGATCGGCATGCTCGAGGACGTGACCAAGCAGATCGAGGGCCACACCATCTGCGCGCTGGGCGATGCCGCAGCCTGGCCGATCCAGGGGCTGATCCGCCATTTCCGCCCGGTCATGGAACAGCGGATCAAGGATTATCGCGGCCGCACCGCCAAGGCGGCGGAGTAA
- a CDS encoding pentapeptide repeat-containing protein, whose amino-acid sequence MKIEHQREIMQVVDADLSGSSYRDASLAGTTFNDVNLTGSRFADVNMQRAHIEDADLSSAHIRNCKLAGMQIDGVPVEAMLEAYRASAKGQK is encoded by the coding sequence ATGAAGATCGAGCACCAGCGCGAAATCATGCAAGTCGTCGATGCGGACCTGTCGGGCTCGAGCTACCGGGACGCCAGCCTCGCCGGCACGACCTTCAATGACGTGAATCTGACGGGCAGCCGCTTCGCCGACGTCAACATGCAGCGGGCGCACATCGAGGACGCGGACTTGTCCTCGGCCCATATCCGCAACTGCAAGCTGGCCGGGATGCAGATCGATGGCGTTCCGGTCGAAGCCATGCTCGAAGCCTACCGCGCGTCCGCCAAGGGACAGAAATAG